The DNA region ATGGAGGCTCCTGTGTTGATCTTATAAATCAGTTCAAATGTAAATGTGTACCAGGGTACATCGGAGAACGATGTGAAACTGACATAAACGAGTGCGCAAGTGCCCCATGTGAGAACAACTCAACGTGTATTGATTTGATTAATGAATACACATGCTCATGCGCAGATGGGTTTAGTGGCGTTAACTGCGAGGTGAACATAAACGAGTGTGCAAGTCATCCATGTTTTAACAACGCCACTTGTGTGGACATGGTGGATGGATTTCAGTGTGAATGTCTGCCAGGATTCGAAAGCACTTTGTGTGAAATCGAATCCAACGAATGTGAAAGTGACCCGTGTGTCAACAATGGAACGTGCATCGATAATATCAATTTCTTCTCGTGCGTTTGTCTAAATGGATTTACAGGAGATACATGCGAGATTGAAATTGACGAATGTGCTAGCCAACCATGCCAAAATAACGCTACGTGTCTGGATTATGTCAATGAATTTGCATGCACGTGCGCACCTGGCTATTCTGGTGTCCACTGCGAGATCAACACAGATGAATGTGCAAGTCTACCATGTGGACACAATGGACGGTGTATTGATTATGTTAATGGTTTCCAGTGTGAATGCGCATCTGGGTACTCGGGTGTCGTATGCGaaacaaatataaatgaatGTGAAAGCGCGCCATGTTTTCATAACAGTACGTGTATCGATGGAGTAGATCGTTTCAGTTGTACGTGTCTTGCCGGTTACGAAGGGCGGCAATGCGagtttgaaataaatgaatgtttGAACTACCCATGCCAGAATAATGGAACTTGTATAGATAAACTAAACCACCATCTATGCGTATGTGCTCCAGGATTCAACGGAAGCTTGTGCGAGGTTGATATCGATGAATGCGAAAGCAGTCCATGTGAAAATGGTGCACACTGTAATGATTACGTTAATGGATATGAGTGTGAATGTCGTGCTGGTTATGCAGGAACCACGTGTGAAAAAAACATTGACGAGTGTGCTAGTTACCCTTGTGCAAACGGCGCTACATGCCAAGACCTTATTGCTGGGGTTAATTGCACATGTATGCCAGGATTCACAGGAAGATTATGCGACGAAAACATCAATGAATGTGGTAGTTCTCCGTGCCATAATGGCGCTACGTGCCTTGATGGTGTCGACGAGTTTACGTGTGAATGCATCCCTGGCTTTGAAGGCGAGTTTTGTGAGACTAACATTGATGAATGTTTAAGTAGTCCCTGTAGGAACAACGCAACTTGTATAGATCATGTGAAcagatttgtttgtttgtgtcaTCCGGGTTATTCTGGAAGTTCCTGCCAAACTGATGTTGATGAATGTTCGAGTCTTCCGTGTTTAAATGGTGCACAGTGTTCTGATTTTATAAATGGATACAACTGCGCATGCTTGCCAGGATTTGCAGGCGTGAACTGTCAAGTTAACGTGGATGAATGTGCAAGTCAGCCTTGTCTTAACTCAGCAACGTGTGTCAACCAAGTGAACACGTTTCTTTGCGAATGCGCACCTGGTTACGAGGGACAGCTCTGTTCAGTTGATACCAATGAATGTCTGAGCGACCCATGTCAAAATAATGCTACTTGTATAGATAAAGTCAACGGGTTTGAATGTACATGTCTTCTTGGGTTTTCCGGGATAACTTGTGAAACAGAGGTGAATGAATGCAACAGCTTTCCTTGTCAAAATGACGGTGAATGtatcgaccaaataaataaatatcaatgcGCGTGTATGCCTTTGTATTACGGTGAGAATTGTGAGATGAAGACCGATCCGTGCTTAAATTCCACATGTGGTGTTCATGGAACTTGTGTGGAAGAAAAACATGGCTTCCACTGTCAGTGTAATCCTGGATTTAAAGGAAGCAACTGTGAAGAGGAAATAGACGAATGCGGTAGTGGtccttgtcagaatggagctacGTGTACTGATGACATAAACAGCTATTCCTGTACTTGTGTGGTTGGCTTCAATGGTGATAACTGCCAGAAGAACATTGATGACTGTATTGGCATAGATTGCAGGAATGGAATTTGTATTGATGGTATTTCAGCGTTTAATTGTCGCTGTTCTGAAGGGTTTACGGGCGAGTTTTGCTCTCATAATGTCGATGAATGCAAATCTGATCCATGTTTTAACAACGCCACGTGTATTGATGGAATTAATGGCTACAGATGTGAATGTGACACTGGGTTCTATGGTGACCATTGTGATTTGACGTCACCTCCTACCACACTAGCTCCTGATTGGTGTGAAGGAGTATCTTGTCAGCATGAAGGAAAGTGTGTAAAATTGGAATCCACTTTCAGGTGAGTTTAATTTAATTCAGTAGATTACATGGTAAACGACAAGTTTACTACAATGTATAGATAGACATGTGGGGTTTACATTGAGATGGCAAAACTTTTAGAAAAATCCCATTGCCGTTATGTTTGGATTTTCGAGGCAAAGGTATAACGTACGTAAACCAAACAAATTCAAAGTAAAAGAAACGAAAATAATATACTTATTAGAATTGAATAACTTTCACTTATATACTATTTAATACAGCAGAACAATCATGCCGAACTCTACAGTCGTTTGACTATACCAATATTTATAAATGAGGTTTAAAGAGTGTACTTTCTGTTATTAGATGTGACTGTGCGACTGGATTTGTAGGCCCCTTCTGTGAGACGGATATCTGCCAGACGTCACCATGTTTCAATGGAAAATGTACAAGAACGGAATCAAGTTTAGGTTTTCGTTGCACGTGTCAACCAGGTTTCATAGGAACATTCTGTGATGCTGGTAAGTATGATTTTCAACTGATGGACACACTTGCTTTTCTGTACACAATTCGGATCTATCTGTTTTCCTGGGTTACGCAATGCCTTGGTGTGAAGAAGACACATGAACACAAATACCAAACCATTTTACCGCTTACTGGCAAATTTACGCTTATTTTACGAACTTCGATAAACAGACCAATTATAGTTGATATTGCTTTTGTAGCTAGCTTTATTATTACTCTCTcaatttaaattctttttcaGAATCAACTCTAAATTCTTACGCAATCATTTTGAAAGTTGCTGGTGGTAGTGTTAATACTACAGAACTGGAAAATAAGATTGAATTACTCTTAGATCCAAGTGGATCAGATGGAGTCAAGGTAGAGATTGTTGACATCATCGAGTCTAACAGTGTACGAAGTAAAAGAAGTTCAAAGTAAGAATGAAATGCTTCCATTTGGCCTTCAATCGAAATAATTGTAAAAGAAAGAGTCAGATTACTGtaaaataatcctaaaatatgtTACGAAACGGTTGCTTGGACTGGCAACTACCCAATTTTGTTTCAACTTATGTGGTAATATCAACCAGAgaaagttattttatttactttattcaaaacaacaacaatacaTGGCAACGGTGCAACACCCGGGGGATTGGCACGAGATCGAATTGGCTCTCCATACTGCTTTACCTAAAGATAATGACATCAAACAAAAcactgtaccggtatataaTAGTGAAAACACTTCTTTTAGTTCAGCCATGCTTCCTAATCTTTTTATATATCATTCTGCAACAGACTgttcataatattatattataattttttaggAGTTCCAACattaaagttgtttttattgCAAAACGTAATGGAAGTTTGATGAAGACAGACGAACTGGACAGTAAAGTTACACAGCTGTCTGTCACTGACTTCAACCGTGTGATGGCACCTTATGAGATATCTCCAGATACGCCTACCAATCAAGAACAATCAGCCCAAGATTCAACATTTGTAAGTTGATTGTTTCTAAAATTATTCAGCTTCCTTCTATAACTTGTGTACTAACGGTCAGCATCATGCGTCCACTCCTTTGTCCTACCTTATAAACGTTTTACCTTATAAACGTTTTACCTACCTTATAAACCGTGTTCCTTCCTTATAAAACGGTTTTCCTACCTTATAAACATTTTTCCTTCCAGTATAATAAACGTTTTTCCTTCCAGTATAATAAACGTTTTTCCTTCCTTATAAACATTTTTCCACCTTATAAACGTTTTTCCTACCTTATAAAAGTTTTTCCTTCCTTATTAACGTTTTTCCTATCTTATAAACGTTTTTCCTATCTTATAAACGTTTTTCCTATCTTATAAACGTTTTTCCTACCTTCCTTATTAAACGTTTTCTTTCCTTATAAACGTTTTTCCTTCCATATTCCACGTTTTCTTTTAATAGTAACCTTATTGTGAAAGTGcattataatgttttatcatgcatgtattttattttgcgaTTTGCTTTCGAATTTGACAATGGAAATTTACAAGTGTGTTATCTTTTATCTTTTAGAAGTCATGGATGTTAGGAAATTGGCAAACCATTGTATTTGCATCCGCCGGCTTCCTTACTATTATGTTTATCACAGTTCTACTGATAATGAAGGTCAAAAGGTAGACCAAAATATTGTCacttattgtttttaattcaattGATTGCATTATAGACAAGAGAAAATAACGATGCAATCGACTGATAGTCTTCTGAAAGTGAAATCACATAACTGTATGTCTATAGAAACAATCTTATGTGTGTGATCTGAGAACTGCTAAACAATATTTGATATTTGTTGTGAACTCCAAACAGATATTTTCTAAATCTATCAAACGTTTTAGATCTAGTTTATAACGGGTTTTTTTCAATGAATTTTTAGGAGGAGGAGAGAGGAAAAGGCACTGAACCCAGTTGTTCGTGTTGAGAGTGTAAAATTCATAAACCCTGTGACATCATACTTTGAAGGTGCAGAATATAACGGAGGAAAACCAAACATGTTTCCCACAGATACGTTACTAACCGAAGTGATGGAACTTGACGATGATACAGCGTGGGATAGACCAGAAATGGAAATGTCGACATTTAAACAAGAATAATGCGTCAACTGTCTTTGAAACGCGTTTTATAAAACGTAATCTTTTTCTAaacaaatctttttattttaattatatgaaatattaattttgattcTTTGAAACTGTACCAACATTATGgtgttaatgttaaaatatgtgCCTAATTTACTTGCCAATTcattgtatatttgtatatatttattaaaaatgatgtTTTGTAACTATGAAAACTTATATAATAAGAAATGTAAATCTTATGTTGtattatataaatgtttgttgtattatataaagatcttattaattataataattaatatattgctaatatttataattagtttGGTGTGCTTTAGTTAAACTCTTAATATTGATTGAAAGttttcatattgaaaatgaagAAATGCCCATCTGACTGCCGCCTGATCAACTGTTTATCTGGAGACGCCCCACgaaatgtttgtgtttttttggtAATAGGAATCCCAGACCATGAAATGTGTATTctgtatatgtatttttt from Antedon mediterranea chromosome 2, ecAntMedi1.1, whole genome shotgun sequence includes:
- the LOC140039225 gene encoding uncharacterized protein, yielding MELFVYIYLLHLLFVEEVLGTVTVSLKLKSYSNRASRELDGDCCDNLWGSCSNKCDNFFIICLDNYGRSNNINTCPKGRYRTNKIFSDDDVFNFPSVLPGNVANPIVKSYASWPGSIRVKIEVWDDDGNSDDKVDYYAMNIVAPAAKDSTLATATSYIFNGRGTSATTVQFKVYCDANYYGDACNVYCVPRDDARGHYFCDDETGQKICYAGYTGSNCNVDFNDCASDPCQNGGTCTDGLMMVTCSCPSGFLGSLCQIDINECESSPCMNGATCVDDAGHYACRCVPGYDGYSCENEIDECQSFPCMNNANCTDLLNDYECSCVPGYDGKNCQVDLDECESSPCHNNGTCTHGIDTFSCECPSGFTDYLCQTEIDECQSAPCQHDATCVDVIDQFICRCAPGYDGTTCDINIDECSSDPCFHNSTCVDQVNGFECACTGGYSGVLCEDEINECLSVPCLNNGTCRDDINSYECACLDGFYGVNCGFETNECLSDPCFHGGSCVDLINQFKCKCVPGYIGERCETDINECASAPCENNSTCIDLINEYTCSCADGFSGVNCEVNINECASHPCFNNATCVDMVDGFQCECLPGFESTLCEIESNECESDPCVNNGTCIDNINFFSCVCLNGFTGDTCEIEIDECASQPCQNNATCLDYVNEFACTCAPGYSGVHCEINTDECASLPCGHNGRCIDYVNGFQCECASGYSGVVCETNINECESAPCFHNSTCIDGVDRFSCTCLAGYEGRQCEFEINECLNYPCQNNGTCIDKLNHHLCVCAPGFNGSLCEVDIDECESSPCENGAHCNDYVNGYECECRAGYAGTTCEKNIDECASYPCANGATCQDLIAGVNCTCMPGFTGRLCDENINECGSSPCHNGATCLDGVDEFTCECIPGFEGEFCETNIDECLSSPCRNNATCIDHVNRFVCLCHPGYSGSSCQTDVDECSSLPCLNGAQCSDFINGYNCACLPGFAGVNCQVNVDECASQPCLNSATCVNQVNTFLCECAPGYEGQLCSVDTNECLSDPCQNNATCIDKVNGFECTCLLGFSGITCETEVNECNSFPCQNDGECIDQINKYQCACMPLYYGENCEMKTDPCLNSTCGVHGTCVEEKHGFHCQCNPGFKGSNCEEEIDECGSGPCQNGATCTDDINSYSCTCVVGFNGDNCQKNIDDCIGIDCRNGICIDGISAFNCRCSEGFTGEFCSHNVDECKSDPCFNNATCIDGINGYRCECDTGFYGDHCDLTSPPTTLAPDWCEGVSCQHEGKCVKLESTFRCDCATGFVGPFCETDICQTSPCFNGKCTRTESSLGFRCTCQPGFIGTFCDAESTLNSYAIILKVAGGSVNTTELENKIELLLDPSGSDGVKVEIVDIIESNSVRSKRSSKSSNIKVVFIAKRNGSLMKTDELDSKVTQLSVTDFNRVMAPYEISPDTPTNQEQSAQDSTFKSWMLGNWQTIVFASAGFLTIMFITVLLIMKVKRRRREEKALNPVVRVESVKFINPVTSYFEGAEYNGGKPNMFPTDTLLTEVMELDDDTAWDRPEMEMSTFKQE